A region from the Citrobacter telavivensis genome encodes:
- a CDS encoding phage tail protein: MANILGMAAIRVNGREIKTEGKSVLNPGGYARQQHMGGGKVWGNSRKMAAPSIKLTIAADRDVDVIEISNWEDVTVMFYGDNGLNYMMTGAATDNPAELDEDAGTVSANFIGVKCVKV, translated from the coding sequence ATGGCAAATATTCTGGGTATGGCGGCTATTCGTGTTAATGGCCGCGAAATCAAAACTGAAGGGAAATCCGTGCTGAATCCGGGTGGCTATGCCCGCCAGCAACATATGGGCGGTGGCAAGGTCTGGGGTAATTCCCGCAAGATGGCCGCCCCTTCCATCAAGCTGACCATTGCTGCGGATCGCGACGTCGATGTGATTGAAATCAGTAACTGGGAGGATGTGACTGTCATGTTCTACGGTGACAACGGTCTCAATTACATGATGACCGGTGCGGCCACCGATAACCCGGCAGAACTGGACGAAGACGCGGGTACGGTTTCGGCCAACTTCATCGGCGTCAAGTGTGTGAAGGTGTAA